The genomic segment GCCGCTTGGGCATTGGTCAACTGGTGCTCTTGCCCTTTGACCAGTCCTTAGCTAGCCTCTCGCCCGAAGACTTTGTGGAAACGCTGCTAGTCAAACATTTGCGGGTGCAGCACATCAGCGTGGGCAAAGACTTTTGCTTTGGTAAGAAACGCCAGGGCACTGTAGACGAATTGAAAGCTTTAGCTGCCCGCTATGGGGTTCAGGTTCACATTGCTTCTGTCGTCGATTTAGGTACCGATCGCATTAGCAGCTCTCGCATTCGCCAGGCTTTGGAAAAAACCGATCTCGATACGGTTAAGGCGCTGCTGGGGCGGCCTTACAGTTTGGTTGGTCGGGTGGTAAAGGGGCAGCAACTGGGGCGAACTATTGGGTTTCCCACCGCAAATCTGTACTTGCCCGCCGAGAAGTTTTTGCCTCAAACGGGGGTGTATAGCGTGTGGGTGCATGGAGCAACTCAGACCCCTTATCCTCTCGTACCGGCGGTTATGAACCTGGGCACCCGCCCTACGGTAAAGGGAGTCGCACTCACCGCTGAAATACATTTGCTCAATTGGGAGGGTAACCTCTACGACAAAACCTTGGAGGTGTATCTACATAGTTTCCTGCGGCCTGAGCAAAAATTTGGCAGCCTTGATGATCTCAAGACCCAAATCCAGCGTGACTGCCAACAGGCGCTAGGCGAACTGGCGCGACAGCCGCTAGGCAGTTCGGGGGCGATCGGGGCATCATAGGCCTAAACACAATTAAGCCATGTCTAGGGGCAAGGGTTTTTCTATGGATAACCGCAGTTGCCAGCCGGATTTGGTATAGCAGGGGTCACCAGCATGCGCGAGCGGATTGAAACGCTAGTTCAAAATTTAGACAAAACCATCGTTGGGAAATCAGACTCCATTCGGCTAGTGCTAGTGGCGCTGTTTTCAGGGGGGCATGCTCTGCTTGAGGATGTGCCGGGGGTCGGCAAGACTCTGCTGGCTAAATCGCTGGCTCGTTGTATTGATGGTCGATTTCAGCGCATTCAGTGCACTCCCGACCTTTTGCCCACTGACGTGACCGGCACCAACATCTGGAATCCCAACAGCGGCGAGTTTCAGTTCATGCCGGGGCCGGTGTTTGCCAACATTCTGCT from the Nodosilinea sp. FACHB-141 genome contains:
- a CDS encoding bifunctional riboflavin kinase/FAD synthetase yields the protein MWITSSLTTAITPTAIALGNFDGVHLGHQAVIRSVVPLGAQGQGEFHANPQLTQVPLRGLSQRQRAQSSFPTANSQPAVSPIPTVMTFFPHPQEFFSGQARSLLTPLPEKAAQISRLGIGQLVLLPFDQSLASLSPEDFVETLLVKHLRVQHISVGKDFCFGKKRQGTVDELKALAARYGVQVHIASVVDLGTDRISSSRIRQALEKTDLDTVKALLGRPYSLVGRVVKGQQLGRTIGFPTANLYLPAEKFLPQTGVYSVWVHGATQTPYPLVPAVMNLGTRPTVKGVALTAEIHLLNWEGNLYDKTLEVYLHSFLRPEQKFGSLDDLKTQIQRDCQQALGELARQPLGSSGAIGAS